In Syngnathus scovelli strain Florida chromosome 11, RoL_Ssco_1.2, whole genome shotgun sequence, one DNA window encodes the following:
- the tmem183a gene encoding transmembrane protein 183A gives MPKKGNRKRLKFRAVDVCSESVTVADYADSDPAVVKSGRVKKAVANAIEKEVKLLCGLEASHGAVEEVLSSAGNIKIDGLDSSDDLDAEEDGIGETKVIHKKKSKRRKESRESSDGQDYPVDIWLMLSSYIRPEDVCRFSLICRNAWMVTCTTVFWTRLYRRHYRMDVDLPFWLQPDCIDRTCSLRARVIRSLFHLYEPFSSRVSKIPAFPESTPTSLLNSKCLLFWIKRMTGTRPEGLWEFNFKFLKQQNKKNGRAKSLRMPKQYEDVHTNSDSDCYMLQVSTFNFIFTPVVMGMTLTLFTINVSTDMRHHRVRLVFQDSPIQRGRKRGDYGSTQVVLDPVHSVRLVDWWHPQYPLSQ, from the exons ATGCCCAAGAAAGGGAACCGAAAACGGCTGAAATTTCGGGCTGTGGACGTCTGCTCGGAATCGG TGACTGTGGCCGATTATGCTGATTCTGATCCGGCCGTTGTGAAGTCTGGTAGGGTGAAAAAGGCTGTTGCAAATGCAATTGAAAAAGAAG TCAAATTACTCTGTGGCCTGGAAGCATCTCACGGTGCTGTGGAAGAAGTCCTTTCGTCTGCTGGGAACATTAAAATAGATGGTTTAGACAGCAGCGATGACCTGGACGCAGAGGAAGATGGCATTGGTGAAACTAAAGTAATCCACAAGAAGAAGAGCAAGAGGAGAAAGG AGAGCCGTGAAAGCAGCGATGGACAGGACTATCCGGTGGACATCTGGCTGATGCTTTCTTCTTATATTCGACCTGAAGATGTATGCAGATTCTCACTCATCTGTAGGAATGCATGGATGGTCACATGCACCACAGTTTTTTGGACCAGGCTGTACAGAAG ACACTACCGGATGGATGTTGACCTGCCGTTTTGGCTCCAGCCCGACTGCATTGACAGAACATGCAGCCTCAGGGCTCGTGTGATTCGCTCACTTTTCCATTTGTATGAGCCGTTCAGCTCACGTGTCTCCAAAATTCCTGCTTTCCCGGAATCTACCCCCACATCTTTGCTCAATTCCAAG tGTTTATTGTTCTGGATAAAAAGGATGACTGGGACTCGACCAGAAGGATTGTGGGAGTTCAACTTCAAGTTCTTAAAGCAG CAAAACAAGAAGAATGGCCGCGCAAAGTCCTTGCGCATGCCTAAGCAGTATGAAGACGTCCACACCAATTCGGACTCGGACTGTTACATGCTCCAAGTCTCAACGTTCAACTTCATTTTCACTCCTGTGGTCATGGGCATGACACTTACCTTG TTCACAATCAATGTCAGCACGGACATGCGCCATCACCGCGTTCGTCTCGTGTTCCAGGACTCGCCGATCcaaagaggaaggaaaagaggcGATTATGGCAGCACACAGGTTGTGCTGGATCCAGTTCACAGTGTGAGGCTTGTGGACTGGTGGCATCCACAGTACCCTTTGTCACAGTAA